CCATCCCTCTCCATAGGGTTCGTCGTTGACCAGAGCAGCATCATCTGTCAACTGGATATTGACATCCACCACCTCACCCGAAACCGGTGCAATGAGGTCGGACACAGTCTTGACCGCCTCAATTATGCCATAGGATTCCCCCTGAGTGACAAAATCGCCAATCTCTGGCAATTCTAAAAACACAATATCGCCCAACTCGCCCTGCGCGTAATCCGTAATCCC
This DNA window, taken from Gemmatimonadota bacterium, encodes the following:
- the gcvH gene encoding glycine cleavage system protein GcvH yields the protein MSDIPEDLLFNSDHDWVRIEGDTGTCGITDYAQGELGDIVFLELPEIGDFVTQGESYGIIEAVKTVSDLIAPVSGEVVDVNIQLTDDAALVNDEPYGEGWMIQVRLSDPSETEFLMDAHAYAGLVDE